Proteins encoded in a region of the Orcinus orca chromosome 8, mOrcOrc1.1, whole genome shotgun sequence genome:
- the LOC125965266 gene encoding uncharacterized protein LOC125965266, which produces MKKKMEEVVEEVEEEEEVVEEEEEEEKEGGGGGGGGGGGGGGGGGRGRKRRKRWRRRRRRRRRWWRRKKRKKKKVKVVEEAEEEEEEVVEEEEEEEKEGEGGGGGGGGGGGGGGGGRRGRKTRRRRWRRRRTRRRRWWRRKKRTKKKEEAVEEEEEEVVEEEEESEK; this is translated from the exons atgaagaaaaagatggaggaggtggtggaggaggtggaggaggaggaggaggtggtggaggaggaagaagaggaagaaaaagaaggaggaggcggtggaggaggcggaggaggaggaggaggtggtggaggaggaagaggaagaaaaagaaggaagcggtggaggaggcggaggaggaggaggaggaggtggtggaggaggaagaagaggaagaaaaagaaggtgaaggtggtggaggaggcggaggaggaggaggaggaggtggtggaggaggaagaagaggaagaaaaagaaggtgaaggtggtggaggaggcggaggaggaggaggaggaggtggtggaggaggaagaagaggaagaaaaacaaggaggaggaggtggaggaggcggaggacaaggaggag gaggtggtggagaaggaagaagaggacgaagaagaaggaggaggcggtggaggaggaggaagaggaggtggttgaggaggaagaagagagcgaAAAataa